Genomic segment of Zingiber officinale cultivar Zhangliang chromosome 11B, Zo_v1.1, whole genome shotgun sequence:
ATTGTCTGTCTCTGATTTTTCACCATTGGCTGGAGCTTCATGGTCGGTCATTATGGCAACGGCTACGGCCTCCACTGGTTGCTTAGCTTCCTTGCTCACCAAGGAATCTTTCAATCCTCTGACAGGAGGGGTCGCAAACAGCAGACTTAGACAGTCTAACATACTTCTGTGCTCCATAATCAAGGATGCTCCATTTGGATAGCAGCGATTGAAACAAGTGGCACAATATGGAAAAGCTACCTGGGAAACACAAATGCCAGTCATGCAATTGAAGAACACGGAACAAAAGCTAATATCGATTAAGAACTCAACAAACCTCCACGAAAGCGcgacaaagagacaaaaaaagaGTAGACTCGTTTCCTCGGAGCACCCGCATGGCATTGTACCTCACCAAGGAGTCAGAAACTGCCTGTAGGCCTTGGACAACCTCTTGAGCCAGAATGTACTTCAAGCTTACTGGAGCACATGGTCGAAGTTCGTTCATAGCAGCAGAAACACCTGTACAGTGTCAAGATAACATATCAGCTGCAACAGAACTGCAGAAGCAGAGCCCTAAGCTGCAACTTCTTCTGCATAGTAAAATGAATCATCTGCATATGATTGTACTGCCACAAGGTATTTAGTAAACTTCCAGTGCAAAGAAACAAGATCAACAATGAATGTTATCAACAAGTGCTTATGCTTACCATTGACAAAAATGGCTATAGGTGGATGCTCCATCAGTGCAGAGGGTGGTGCTACATCATCATTGCTTTCATCCATTGATCCATTACTTGCAAAGCCAACGGATGGCAAAGGGACCCAACGGTGCGAATCTAAGACAATCTACAAATACCAGAAAAGTTGCTTAAGTCCTTTCACTAGAAACTTTCTTTTCAGTGATAGTAAATTATTTAGGGATGGTACTTTCCGTAAAGCTTTCTGAAATAGGGCACACACACATTTATAGGCCATAATGCTATGCAGGATAATCAGGAAGGATAATCAACCCAATGCCAACAGTTTTAATTTAATCACTAAATATAGCATTTGAAGGTTTCTGAAAAAAATAATACTGTTGATGAAGTCTAAGTAGCAAAAACAGACCAAATTTCTATGCAGGTAGCCAGAATTTAACAAAGCATTATTGACAAGGGAATTAATTTCAACTAAAACCAAAAGGAAAGGAATTTACAAATTAAGTTCAGCAATCAGAACTTGAGAAGGTATATATGCCAAGTCATAAGCTCATGCAAAGGTTGCCCAGGTACCTGAAAATTCTTGACTGCAGTACTCATATTCTTTGAGAATAAGTTGATGACTGCACTGTGATTGATGAGAATGTCAATGATACAAAATAATACATTTATAATTCATTACTAAATTGAGTGATAAAGAGTTGCTCATTTACCCTTCAAAAAGTGGAGGAAGCAAGCCTCTAAAATCAAGTCCAACTAAGCCCAGGCCCATTGCACAGTACTGaatgcagcaaaagctagcaatATGTTAAACTCACATACAGAAGAACACATGGAAGCAGTTGAAACTTGAAATTCAAAGTTTGTAAACAAGCAACAGCCAAAAGAGGTAAAAGGTTGTAAATGAAAATTGGAATGCCAAAGAAGCTCTAAATGTCTAACAAAGAACTTCCTTAAGCGCTTGGTGTtataaaattggaaaaaaaaagaacTATCAATTGCAGAAATGGACTCACCATACACTGATCAAGAATATTTGACAAGGATCCACCTTCAGTGATTTTGGGAAGCATAGCTTCTAGAGTGCTTAGGTGATTTCTTATTTGATGCATGGCCCAACTGAAAAGAAGTCCACCATCATAGTTCTCCTCACTCCCAGATTTATCATTGTTGAAGATAGCCCTATATTGGTTAACAACATCAAATAGATGCGTCCTGTGGCAACTGACCATCCCTTTCAAGTACTCATAAACATTTCTCTGGTCTAAGTCATCCAGAATTCCAGAAAGCCACGTCTCTCTGCACCTCAAAAACTGTTCAAGCAACAAATGGGATAAAAATGCATAGTTCAGTTAAAAAGCAAACACTTAATTGATCTGCATAATTTGTACATCTCCAGAGCCACATCAAATAAGCCAAAATTAGCACTCAAACAAACATACTCTTTATCTTTATCAaccattcaaaaattcaaaatttagaaGAAAGGTTCATGAAAGTCATTGATTACCAGTTATTACACCATAGTCTTTCAAAGGTAATTGAAACTTGTAAACCCCAAATATTTATTTGTTCCTAAGTATTCTATCACAAACAAATCAAAACATTCTGGGATGTTGGAGGCACAAAATCCTGTATTCGCTCACAATGGAAGAGAACTATCTTCTTCAGCAACATCTCTAATATACAAACTCCATAAGTTTTCATATGATGTATGTCAATAGATTAAAAATATATAGTTCAGACTAATATTTGTCTACTTCAGCAATCAGAAGCCATTTTTACTGCATAAGCTAACAACACAACAACAGAAAATGGAATAGGAAAAGAGAAACCATACCTGCAAACGTAACTCAGATTCAGTGAATGCTCCTATTCGACGAAGATGCGCAACAATCCGCAGACATTCAGGCAACTGTATGACATTTTAGTTTTCAAGAACTTAGTTATGTGATTCCAATGAAAGGAATTGTCTTTCAGAAGATATGAGACAAGTAAAATGGAATGAACCAACATGATGCACTATAAAACACTAGAGAGATCTTAAAATGTTTAGACAAAACCTGAATGTTTGAACGAAGTTTCTGAAGAAGCTGGGATAGCATAGATTGCATCGTCTTTCTAACTTCTGCTTCCAATGCCTGAATGACAGGCAACCTTCATTCCAAATATCAATGCATAGGTATTATCATGAATGAAACCAGCAGACTATTTCATTACTCAATAACAATGGTGCAAGTTTTGAATCAGAGAGAGACTTACTCGACATGCATTTTTGACAACTTGCTGACAAAAGCTTCAAGATCAAGGGCTTCCTCATAGTTGCCATTCCTTATACATCTGGAACACATGAATGCATGATTACATTTTACAGCAATTAACATAGATTCACCAAATAAGCATATGATTAGAGTATGGGTGATTGGTATGCTGCGTGATCATCTATATGTACTCGGTACTCCAAATTTGGATGGACAAAAAACAAAGGATGAGAAGGGCTTATCATCTGCACAAATATAAATAACCCATCCTATCTACTAACCATCTACCAGCATATCTGCCCAAGTTAATAGGCCCTAAACAAAAGGTGTAATTTGGGGAAAAAAAGCATGATTGAAGAATGGGCATTTCCATATGTCAAATGTAGTGCCTTAAGAAATGAATAATAACAGATCTAAAGTTGAGGTATGCACATCATATCAAAAATGTTGTGGCCATGATTTTAAATGATCAAGATTTGCATGGGTACAGCCAAAGAACCAACAAGATAGATACTAGGAATCATACTAGGCACATAAACTAAAGTTTAATTTAGAGAATGTGTGCATACGTGTCCATTAGCTGGGGGATTTCAAGCAAATCAAGCAAAGTGCTGTGATGCGCAAGTAGCGTCTGGTTGAACTTCCTTTCCTCCAAAATTTGCTGTGCTGATTCAATAAACTCTGTGCAACCAGCTGTAAGATTTGGGATCTCTGTTATCTGCAACAAGTATATAACAAGAATGAAACCCTACTCTACTTCCTATCCCCTAAAACCATATTTGTGCAGAACTTAATTACATAATTGACAAGTATTTCTGCAATTTACTAAagtgagaagaagaaaaaacaaatcAGTTTTGGCTTCTCAAGCAAGCATGATATTCTGCTGATTTTAACAAGGAGTAGGCAGACTTTAATTGAAAGGAAAATTGACTCTCCTTATATACTTCAGT
This window contains:
- the LOC122034496 gene encoding conserved oligomeric Golgi complex subunit 8-like yields the protein MEVQMRSPSGRADGEEEEATTVSALRLLPFAGTAQQHYVSELLSFTLDRLHKEPELLRIDAERIRRQMQEVAVGNYRAFIAAADAVSFIKEQLSGFDKHLDSLITEIPNLTAGCTEFIESAQQILEERKFNQTLLAHHSTLLDLLEIPQLMDTCIRNGNYEEALDLEAFVSKLSKMHVELPVIQALEAEVRKTMQSMLSQLLQKLRSNIQLPECLRIVAHLRRIGAFTESELRLQFLRCRETWLSGILDDLDQRNVYEYLKGMVSCHRTHLFDVVNQYRAIFNNDKSGSEENYDGGLLFSWAMHQIRNHLSTLEAMLPKITEGGSLSNILDQCMYCAMGLGLVGLDFRGLLPPLFEGAVINLFSKNMSTAVKNFQIVLDSHRWVPLPSVGFASNGSMDESNDDVAPPSALMEHPPIAIFVNGVSAAMNELRPCAPVSLKYILAQEVVQGLQAVSDSLVRYNAMRVLRGNESTLFLSLCRAFVEVAFPYCATCFNRCYPNGASLIMEHRSMLDCLSLLFATPPVRGLKDSLVSKEAKQPVEAVAVAIMTDHEAPANGEKSETDNHAEEIGAEVEPTKIQSDH